From Pelodiscus sinensis isolate JC-2024 chromosome 23, ASM4963464v1, whole genome shotgun sequence:
ttttaattttacTCTGTATTATCTCATTTAGAACAGTGTTAAAGTTAAAACATTTTTCTTGTGGTAAGTGAAGAAATCGTAGTTTTTCAAATGTTGAAACTCCTTTGTGATCAAAAGGCTAGAACCTTGTAGGGCCACCCTTGAGAGAGTGAAATGTTGGACAATCATTCTCCTATTTCTTTCTCTTCTGGTAGCAAATGTTTCATCAACTACACTGAGTACTAATGGATGATAGCAATAGTTTTTATTCTTAAACTACCTAATGGACTAGAAGCTAGACAAAAATCCTGGTACAAGTTAGTGTAAGTACTGCCTGTGCTTCAGTGATATTTTATTAATAGATAAATGTCTTTCTGAGTTTAATCCTTTGAGTTACTGTGGTTTGTTGAATCTCCTTTAGAGAGGAACTGGATGCAGATGAGTATGAAGAAACCAAAAAAGAAACTCTAGAACAGTTAAGTGAGTTCAATGACTCACTAAAGAAGATCATGTCTGGAAATATGACTTTGATAGATGAACTCAGTGGGATGCAGCTGGTAAGGATGATTCATACTTGGAAGTCTACTCTGTGGTAGGCGCTAAAGATAGCATGTCATACCTATAGTTTGATTCACTCACTTGAACCCCAATCCAGCCACCTCATCACCTAGCTCCTCTCCAGACCCCCCACTCCTTCAGTCACCTGTTCCTGCTTAGCTCCCTCACAACCCCAATATAGACCCCTATTCCCTAGCTCCTTTCCATCCTCCTCACCTTCCAGCTCCTGTCAAGCTCCACCATAGCCCCAACCCAGCTCTTCTGTCCCAGCTTCTTCCTAGCTTTACTGATTTAAATGTCGTTTCAGGGTGAGGGGGAGAAAATAACTTCACATTGAAATGCTAAGTTAATTATGCAGATAACATCAGCATTACAGAAAAAGAAGAGACACTTCTACTATGACTCCTAATTCCTAATAGATTAAATAATAAAGCAAAACAGCCCAAAAGTGAAGGATAAATGTTTACAACGggtagtgatttttttcccccatccccagtgcatGGTTTGGAAACACAGGGATCTGAACGAGCTgaaaaacatttctgaaaaagGTGTTTTTAAGTGGAAATTTTTTCTTTTATTCGCTTCCTGCCATGATCATTATAGCAGCAGGTCAAGAGCCCCTTCACCCTGGTTTCTTCTGCTTGACACCCACTTTCTGTCTTAATTCTGTAGAAGGTGTAAATACCTAGCAAACCTGACAACAGTTTGGCTAAGGTGCAAGCTACAGGCTATCTTACCACCATCTTAGCAGCCTAGACCCCTCTAATCTTTAACAGACTGGTAGTTCTGTCTCCACTAGCCCCAGAGCCATATTCCCCTTAAGGCCCCACTGCCCTGATGTGCTCTGTTGTGTAgcacttcctcttcccctttgtcCATTAATGGCACCCAGTGCTCTGCTCCCCCAGTTCTTCCAGTCCCTATAGCCTTGGCCTGTACTGCTGTTCTTCCAGCCCCCTCATATATTACCTCAGTCTTGCTGCCCTCACTATCCCCCTGTCTACCACTGTATTTGCTCATGTCAGCACCTCTCACGCTCCACTCTTGATTGCCCTCACCTGCTTGTTTCCAGGCATAGGTGCTCTGGTCTGTCAACATAAACCACTCCCAATAAGTATGTTATCAGGAAAAGCTTTCCTGCAAACAGAGTGCTGTGCGTTCGACCACTTACTCTGGTGAAAAGTATGTTGCTCAGCAGAGtgtgtttttcacacccctgagtgacgtACATTTTGCCAACATAAGTGATGATGTAGGCGTGACCAGAGTGCGTCTTACCAACTGAGGCAGAGGGTACTGTTCAGCATTTGTAAATCTGGTGTACTGTGACCATATTTCATGCTTGCTGTTAGGTGTACTCATTCTTTTAGCATGTTGTTTTTCTTCCAGGCCATACAAGCAGCCATCAGCCAGGCTTTTAAAACTCCAGAAGTCATTAGAATGTTTGCAAAAAAACAGCCAGGACAGTTACGGACAAGATTGGCAGAGGTAAATATTTCTGTGGATAGAATCTAATTCTAATAGATGTATTTCATCTGGTCTGATGTTTGTCCTTCCAATCTCTACAAATTAAAGGTCAGTGTAAATTTCATGGCAGAGGGATCCTCTGATGCTTTTCACAATCTGTTAAgcccttgagggcggggggctggacttgatgacctctcgaggtcccttccagtcctatgattctatgaaatagctATCTCATTGTTAgacacccccatcccctccatggCATCTGAAAATGTCACttgttttccctccttttttgcTCACTTTCCTAATATATTGAAAACAAAATCTGGTAACCAATAGTAAGGTGAGCACCAGAAATACTTCCATGATCACCAATATATATTCAGAAGAAGAGACATCCTAAAACTCATATTGAGGGACTGGATGATGCACCAGCTTTGCATCTCCAGAGATTTGGGTTCAAGTTCTGAATAGAACACAGGAGAAATGAAGTGTTGTGCCTTATCCTAGTGGATGCTGGTCCTCATAATATTATCACACAACTCGACATAAATAGCAGCCTCTGTTCAGAAGGGGTCTAAGATTTGAACAGCCCAGCATGCTGAAGTTAGGATAAAAAGCCAGTAGTGGAGTTGTATGGAAGTTCTTTCACAGCTTTTCACCACAGCACACCTCTGTTAGGCCCTCATTTTCACAATTGTCTTATTCATTCACAGAGGTTTTTTCAAAGGGATCTAAGCGTGGGCTCTTAGGGTGCTCAGCTTATTAATTTTCTACTAGCTTCGTGTGAGTTTTTTCACATTTGAAAAGAAGTTTGTTCTTGTTCAGATGGACCGAGATCTGATGGTTGGGAAACTGGGACGGGACCTATACACGCAGCAGAAGGGGGAAATCCTAACTGCCCTCAGGAAGCTTGGAGAGAAGGTAATAGTATGAGCACTGATATCTGTCATGCATTGAGCTATGATTATGATGGTCCCTTCTTATCTTAAATCTGGGGGAAGGGAATTGAATTGCTAAAcacttgtattttgtttttgtgtgcatgaaattatatacagtaattcctcacttaacacatgcccgcttaacaggttttcgcaatagcacgattttttttggggggggaacatttttcaaacaacacaaCCCCGTCCCcacaataacatgatttcccctagGGCTGGCCGGTAGCCAGCAGCTGcgcgaggcttcccctgcctccctgtaaAGTGGTGGAGGTTTGTCACTCACAGCGCCGTTCCCTGGTGACCTCCTCTGGCCGGAAGCAAGGCATCTGGCCAAAGGAGGTCACCGGGGAACTGCATGGCGAGCGGCAAACCTCCAtcactttgtaaggaggcagaggaagccccacgcagctgtcggtgactggccagctggggaaacccagccaccggctACAAGTCTCCTCCCCTGTTCTTCCTTTCcattctccagagccaaacacctcccctccctgctgtaactcggttccctttctcccccaaccttatgtcccggttccagctgctaacaagtgcatgCTGGAGCTGCGAGTGCACAtgcacttgaaacgcaacccccaccttttccattattttcaatgggaaaattgaccccgcataacacgttttcacttagcactatcattttctgaaatgtatctactGTGTTAAATAAGGAATTACATAATATAATTGCATTTATAGTAATAGAAAATCAGGCCTCTAGTCAGAAGCATCTCCTATGACTTTCATTTACACTACGAGCTAGGGGATGTTGATTCCCTGCTTCTTTATATACATATTAGCAAGAGCATAAATTGCAGTGTAGCTGCAGTAGCACAGCCAGTGGCAGTAGAAATACAGTGAGCTGTGCCAAATGCATACCTTTCTGAAATGCAGCTGTGCGTCCACTGCCTGTTCCACCATGGCTACACTGTTCATACTAGTGCTAGCTTGATGAGAGCAGGAGTGTCAGACTCTTAGCTCATAGTTTAGATATACCCTGAATTTCAGTGCTACCCAGCTTCCCTAAAGAGCATGGCATAGAGAGCATTAAGCATTTGTATAGACCCTTTCATGAATGGTTGATCCCTACCTTAAAGTGGGATTATCATCTGGGTTCATAACACATAACTGGCATCATTTGGAACCTGCTTAAACCAATCTGCAATACTATTCTCTCTAACTACTCAACCATGGAAAGAAAATATCAAAGGCTTCCAATACAGTGTCTTACCTCAACCCTGAAAGGTGGGTATTATCCCTTCTATGCAGGTGAGTAAGCTGAATTAGGGACATTAGGTGATATGCTGCATGTATAGAACTACTAGGAGTAAAACCCAGAAGCCCTGACTCTTAATTCCTGTCTCTAACCACTAGAGGGATAATTGGAGCAGTTATATTTGCCTATTGACAGTCTGTGAAAGAAATGGTCCCCATGTATGTCAGCTTTAAAAAGGAAGCCATTTCCATTGAGAAGGATGTCTGAGGTTGTGATGTCAGGTTCACATTTGCTTTCCAATATCTTGGTATGAGTGTTGCTGCTGAGTTACTTGAATAGTGTCCCATTAgtagttttattttgatagtGCCTACGGTTTGGATATTTCATGTGAAAGATATGACTTGTGTTCGTTATGGTGTGAGAAAAGCTGCACAATCCTTTGTCAGCTGTTTTTATGTGTACATCTACCATACTGCCTACCCATGTTTATACGAATAGAGTCTAAGAAAACATAGTCAGCTGTCATTTACTATCTTAGACATTCCCAGTAGACATATGCAGTAGAACATTGTTCCAGATACAGAAACTGGGAGGGATTAATCAGTTACATACTAAATTCAGGTAGGGAGattatcaggctatgtctagactacgttttttttctgaaagcagatatgcaaatttggcactaatttgcatatcttcttccgattgctttttcgaaaatgaaagtagtctggatgcaggtttttttgggggaagaaaaaaaccttataaaaaaaaaaaaccactcttcccAAAAAAGGTGGTTTAcgcagttttttgaaaaaggattttttttttccagaaaaaaaacacGTCTTTCACttttagcaccaaatttgcatatcttctttcaaaaaaaatacaTAGTCTACGAAGCCAAAGTGTGCTGAACATATGGCTAATTTTCACAAGTGCTAGCCATATATTGCAGTACCATATTTTGTGTGGTTCAGATCATGCTGAGTTGGCTCCAAGAGGCTAATTAGTTATACTATTGAATTAAGTTATGTTTTAAACTGGTTTTGAAGGAGAAACACACTACTTAAACTGGGATTTGGGTGGTTGAGGAAGAATGAAGGAGGGCATGATtttcaaatacagtaaacttccgataatccggcacctttagtacccagggggtgctggattatcagatatgccggactattggaagagggggctatgaggggtctggggtggagtggggggggatgcgcccctcggcgctgcgggatcaacccggcagcactccagctgctctgccccaggcaaccCCAAGTCAGccggtgctgaaactgaccagcggctgactccaggaagcctggggcagagcagctccaattgtccggctgcccggagcacttccgggttccagatggtgccggaccatcagggatgcaggaccactggagttttactgtactatcattttaaaaagcatgtaTTTGCAATGTAAGTATATCCATTCTCTCTGTTAATGTAGGATGTTGTGTAGAAATGTAGGATGTCATGTAGAAATGTATTTCAGTACATCTTGAAGAGTACAGCACTTTCTATGAGAGGTTGTGAAGCATAACATATTGAATAGGAAGACAAGGGCCTGGAACTCTTGGGTTCTAATCCCAACTGATACCATGTATTTTGAGCATGATGTTTCACCTGTTGTTTGTTTGCAAAATTTAGATTAATTTACCTCACAGAGTTGTGAGGATTCATTTGATGTCTGTACAGTACTTTGCAGTGTTAAAGTGCTGTGTAAGAGATAAAGATCATGCAGATCTGTTCCATTAAAACAGTCCTCTAAATTATTTGCATTGAAACAGGTTGCTAAATGTGTAGTCATGCACCAGGCCTAAATATGTAATTATTTATAATTTTTCACTGGTTTTCCAGTTATTTTATAATGTTGACCTGTCTTATCTGACAGCTATAGTATAACTTACATTTTAAAGAATTAAAGCTCGGAGAGCAGTCTGTAACGTTTAAAGGGACTCATGCTCTCTATAATTCTAATGTGTATTCAGTTATTTACTTCTCCTAAATAATTATTTTACAAGTGTCCAATTTTTGCCATTGGCACAGTGCAGTAAACTAGCCATGTCAGTATGAAAGCAATACCGTTTTTGTCTTTTGaaagcttccctcccccactccctgccccaatAGAATATTTCCAGACTAGCATAGTTATAAGAGCTCATTTTCTAGGTGAACGCTTCCACTCCATAGGTAGCCAGGCCCAGGGGGTGCTTCAGAGACTGGACACCCAAATCCTATATAGTTCTTCTCTTCCAGGATAATTGGGTCCTTGAAGACAGTGGGTGTGAGGTGACAAAACAGGGAGGATACTCAGGGCTCCTAAAGGAATGCAGCAGACATCACCCTCAGGAATTTGCTATATTTTTGACACCAAGAGCTTGGAAGGCTTGTATCAGACACACCAGTTTCTGTCATGCTTTAATAATCAGAATACAGTCTTGGTGGGTTGCTAAATAGTAAGTTTATCTTACCTCTGAATTTCCTAGCTTTTCCAACTTTGTGATACTAGTTTATTACTGTATATATTTAAATGGCACTTGTCACAACGTACTGGAGTGTCATCCAGTAAAAACTAAAATATATGTGCACATGATCAGATGGTTCATAGAGTTAACAGTCTGTTTCATTATAATTTTAAGCCACTGCCTTTGTTGTTCTGTGACCTGTGTGAAATAAGTTTGGACTGATGTTCATTTCCTTATGGCTAAGTGTCCAAATCGCAAACACACCATTGTGGCTGGCATCCTTGTTGATAGCCTCAGTATAAAGATGAAGGATGACCTCCTCTCTTAAAAGCAGTCTCTGCAGTTTGGCATTGAGATTCATTGATACAATTGGCTGAAGCTTGTGCCCTCCCTTTCTTCTGATTGACAGTCTTAGACAGAATTTTTGTCTCCATTTGACACTTTTCACCAGCACCTAATTTACATTCATACCAGTCAGATAATGCCATTGCTTTAAAAGCATGTCAGATTCACAGGTCCTACAGATTGAAATATTTCATATATACACAAATATATATCCTTATACAGTGAACAAAAATCAGTTAAGGTGTCCAGTtcatgtgtgggttttttgtttttgtttttgtttagctGACTCCAGATGATGAGACCTTCCTGTCAGCAAATGCAGGTGCAGCTCTTAGCCAGTTTGAGAGAGTTTCTAGTGACCTAGGTAAGTTTCTTCATATGCCTAATGTCAAAGCTCCTCAGCCTCCCTGTGCACTAGTGGAAAGAAATTTCTATATGAATCCTGATCTAAAAGGGAAAATCTGAACAAAGAAATCCATGCTACTTAAAAATATGTCTTTGTATAGTGCTGGTAAAATTCAGATATACTGCTGTGTGGAAAAATAAGAACTCTGTGGAAGAAAACTAATGTGAACTAAACCATTAAGTGTCCTACGTAATGGGGAGGCTTTGAGAACTGTGTCTAGTAAATAGAAACTACATTTTTAGAATTGAACATGATTTTTGCTTTAACTCCTTGTCTTCTTCCAGCAcctctgggtggggggaagatTTTCGCATCTTGGCCAGGGGAGCTCAGCAATTTCTTGCCATATCAACCAATGGTATTATAGTGAAACGCATCTTCTCCAACCACTCATAACCAGACTCCCCTGCCAAAGTGGCAAGATGGAATGTGCTTTCAGTATGCAACTAATTACACACATCAATACATTCCAGATTCAATGGGGTCAGATTTTGTTTGGTTGCTTCTCAAATCATAGAGAAAGCAGCGCTTATTGTAAGCCTCTGTTCTGACTACTCCTTTGCGACATGCATGCTTCCAGTGAAGCAGGAGTAATCATTGAGGGATAGGCATGTGAAGGACCAGGCTAGTGTGTGAACTTGCTGAACCCGAGGCCTTACTCTGGAATGCATCTTTTCATGGCTCTAGCTTAAAGGTCCTGGGAAGTTTGGCTCTCTGGAGCCCTCCAAATCTGTAGTTATCCACTTTATATGTGTTGGTATCCACaactgcagatgtggatacagatatctgtggctcactTTTGCCGATAtgaatgcagatacaaattttgtattcagaaacctgcaaatttgtggatatcccctttatatccatgggtatctgcatctgccaATGTCAGTGtgaatatctgtggctcatttttgtggtgACAGTTGCGgatgtagatacaaattttgtatccatgcagggctctatgaATCTCGTTAGGTTTAGAAAAGGTTAGACTTGGGTGGATGCCATTAGCCTTATAGCTCCTTTTCTGACCGCAGCTTTTCAGACATGCATGTAATATAGCTGAagccaaaatttggccccatttaaaaaaaagttataccTGAAATGTTTTTGCTTTCAGATTATAGGCTGGTCTTCTTTCCCCAATGTTTTCTTTGATTTAGGGTATCAGAAATGAACCCCTCCAAAACACAGTCACTGTTAATAACTTACTGTTTCTCTAAACTGGGATGACAGgtttttaattctgttttcctTCCATAGGCTCTGGAGACAAAGTCTTTGCTCTGGCCAGTTTTGAAGTAGAAAAATCAAAGCAATGAAGATTTGTGTGGGGCTAGATCTTCTCCTGTGGTTATCAACATTGGACTTCTATCATTGTATATTGTAGCTGGGTTTTTTGCTCATGAGATTTTTTGTGTAAACTGTTGTTGGGGTGGATGGAAGGGGACTTCAGTCTTAGTCACAAGACATCATAAAGTGAACAGTTTTCAAGTGCACTTTGGGACCTCAGTGTCTCTATCCTATAGCAGTGTATGCTGTGAGGCTAAACACTAAGTGGTACTGTACTTCAAAAACCATAAAATCAAACTGATTATGATTGTCTTCTTTGAAAGGAATCAACTATTTTCCACTTTTCTGAACATTTATTTCTCTAACTATTAAAATGTCATCTTTTTCAGTGTGATGGCAGTGAGTACATCTTTTCAGAAATACATTCAGAGTCCCAGCAAATGAGTCAGTTTTCCAGGTTCTTCCATAGCTTGCTTGGAAAATACAGTCTTGTCTGGAGTTAGTCCCTGTTGAATAGCTTAAGCATAAAAACACATTGCAAATTTGTTTAAAAAGACTGTTTGTAGAAAGACAGGATTTCTGACAAACTGttcccaaaaaaaccaaaatgagACTACACAAACCAACAGTCACTGCCTGCATGTTTGCTCTGGATATGAATGAATGCCATTGTATCTCTGAGTGTTGATTGGCAAACAATGGAAGCCCTGTTGGGAGTCTTCTGGAGTAATTTAACCTCCTGTATTGAAAAGACAGGGAAGCACTGGGAAATGGCAGTGAGAGGTCCGCTCTGTGACCTCTTGCTGTTGCACAGGATGTATTGACTACAAGCTACCATTATTTCCCCAGATTTCTGGGGCAGCATGAAATAGGTTATAAGTAGCATCCCATCATAATCCTGATCTATGCTATAACTGAATCAGAAGCCTCAGTTGCAATGCTGCTGTCTTGTGACCTGCTTACCGCATCATTGAAAGCTATTGTGTAAATGAAGACTGTATGGCCAGGATTAGGTTAGAATCCTGGACCAATTCAGAGTTCAGGTGGAGCTAAACTTCATACTGTCCAGGGTATTTTAACTTGGTTCTGGAAGACAATTCAGTCCTGTGCTCACTACAGCTTTTTACTGTGTGGTAATCAGACCTCTAACTCAGTTGGTATAATAGTAAATAGGGCTTACAGTGTTTGCTTATGTTGAGGGTAGTGGTTGCTTCTCAGTCCAAATGGAAGAGCTGTGCTTGGTGATATAGATGTGTGTTTCCATTCATTACTCTTGTAACTGTAAAATTTCTGTGCACACTTGTTCTGTACATTTAACAGGGGGGATCATTCAAACATTTACAATACAGGCAGTATTACTTTCTACCTCCATATCTGTAAATACTTCATGCTGATTCAGCAGGAAGTCCCTTTTTTCACAGGGATGTGTGCCAGTCTTCCTCTGTTTACATGAAACTAGGAGCTGTAGATATTTCTCTACCAGCCCTTCATGCTATCTTCCTTCTCCTTTTAGTGTTGCTTATATCAGAACCTTTTCTCAAGCCATAAGAACTTTTCTCAGAAGCATATTTTACTTCTCTGTATCAGCTAGGAATTCTTTTCCTTTCTACAGAAGAAAATAAGGTTGCCCAACTCTTTATCGTCTGTCCTGCACCTGGGATAACAAAATCCTAAATTTTCTTATTCCAGCACATCGGGATGGGATTGTGTTTCCACTGATAGAATTTTAATACTTCTAGCTCATACAAGAGAATTAATTTCAATTTAATCCTGCACAATTTAGATTCAGACATTTGATGAagattttatttttcccttttgaTTAGATCTTTCAGATAAGAACTatctcttccctttttttaagctTTAAATATGGAGAAAGTATATGAAATATTAATGGCAAATGGAACAGCTGGCTGAGAGTAGAGTGACATACTATTATTATACAGCACCCCACAGAGAAAGCATGACTGTGGAAATCTGATGTGTTCATGAGTCACAGCCACAGTAAGTCCCCAGTCTAACAAGCTTCTGATAGAGACAGAAATCTGGTAAGAGAAGAAATCTACCCTTTTACTTAGAAATTCCATGCATACTGAAATTATTTTTGTGATAATTTTTTCATTAAATAAACTAAAGCTATttacaaaatgaaatgtttaaatgCAGGGTTCTGTTAACACAGTAGCAGGTTGTTTTATAATGAAAGAAAGAATATCAAAAATTTCAGCTGTAGATTTAAGGAAGTGAATGTTTCTCCAAAAGGTTTAAGCACCAGATATTATACTGATATTCCTACTAGTTGGTATTTCATTTCTTTGTGACTCCTCAAActatttgggtgtgtctagactacatggctccgtcgacggagccatgtagatgaggcaggatgacaaagggaaatgaagctgcgatttaaatactcaccgcttcatttaaatcaaaatggccactgcgctgtgccgatcagctgtttgtcggcacagcgtggcagtctagacagggatctgccgactccagaaccctttgtcgtcagatcctttatgcctcgtgaaacgaggatacctgctccgtcgacagaggcatgtagtctagatgtaccctttgttaCTGTAGAAGTAGTTCCTTCTGTGTGTTCAGAGTTGTTGCTATATGACTGAGCAACTTTCTAAGAGACTAACCATCTTTAATTTTGGTTAGTTACTGTAACCTTATGGGAAACTTTGATAACTTGTAAGTTTTTTCTGTAGATTATCTCCTTGATGGTTACCTAAAAGATAAGATTTCTGTCGGCAACCAATTGTGCTGTCAGAGAGCGGTGATATTAAATGGGAAAAGATCAGACAGAATTTGAAGAAAAATAGATCCTGTTTTCACGTAAATACCCTTAAGTATAAAAATGGAGAGAGGAAATAAtgaaagttttttaaaatatgtttctaaACTAATATCAGATGCTTTCAATCCAGAGTGAGTGATTATGGAACTTGAGGATATATTGGATTCATGTATAAACAGGTGGTATTCTGTTGACATTAGTAGAATTGTGCCTGCTTCAGGCAGCACTGAATGTGAACCCACAGTTTTCAGGACATCCTTCTCTGATAAATTCTGTGGAACATTGGCGTTTTACTTTTAAAAGGGGATAATATTTTAGTAGTTACTACCAGACTATGGGGTTGGTAGAAATTCACAAGtcattaaattgaaaaaaattatttttgtcatCTAAATTTACATAAGTGATCCACTGCAGTACTGAAAACCCAAATACTATACACTACATCAATTTAATGAAGCGAGGCAGAGACACGGATTATAAATCCTAAAACTGGACTAGTTAAGTTTGTTTGGGTAGTTTATGAAGTGTAATAAATCCTAAACAAACATGAAGGATGAAACTGTAAATGAGCCTATGTAATTCCTTTAGTTGTAAACTAAGGTTGTAATAAATAACCAGAAAGGGATTTAAAAacttaaaattattttgatgGACATGTTTCTTAAAAGCcccttttgattaaaaaaaaaaaatacccacatCAATAGAAGCAAAACATTTCTTTTTCATTGATGGAGGTTTCTTAACTTTTTAAAGAAGCCCTTATTTAGGTGGTGGAATTCTTAGTCCATGATATCAAAActctttgttttgctgtctggGACAGTATTCACTCACACAAAAGCTGTTGTAGCTTCACAGCTGAGAAAGCAGCTTATTAAAGGGCATTATAGGCAGTCTAAAATTATTGAAAACAAAACAGTCCATAGGGACTTTAACCTTCTACCTGTCTGTCTTTTACTCTGCTCATTACTGGTGGTTAAaaactctcctcttcccctcttgaAATGCTGGTAGCATTAATATGTAAATTAAATCTTTCAGAGTTCCCACAGATCCCAGTGAGCTTACTGTATGGCAACATGGAAATTACTTCCCTTCTCTCCGGCACTGAGAAAAGAGGTGTTAACTGCTagaaaaaatgctattttaactGAAGGCCCTGGCCTTCACCTCATGAAATggggtttaccggagcggtcgacaaaggcttcccttgtcgaccgcagcgcgtccagactgccccactgtgccgccaatcagctgatcagcacagcgtggtggccatttttatgtaaatgaagcagcaattatttaaatcgccttttcattttcctatgtttagtaaactcatctacatggctctgttgacggagctatgtaatctagacataccctagattaCTTGCTGATTACACAAAATATTTCTCTAAGGTAAccagttttaaaatgtttacagttATATCAGAGATATTAACTAATGTTACATAAGTGCTATATTAAACACTAGTAGATCTTACCTGtagtagtttttttttttggggggggggaattaaaattaaaattgcatGTTTTATTTAAGTGATGGGGCTCAGAGGAGggagtggggagtgcaggagtcagggcagtatgtgagaggctcaggatggggtggggatgcaggaatcagggcagtgggtggaaggtgggggagaTCAAGCCAGAGGGTGGAGGCGCAGAagtcagggtagggggctgggagggttaggcagctcagggcagggacttggaggTGCAAGAATCAGAGTAAGGGGGTTGGGAGGCCAGGGGAGGGAAGCTTACTGTGGTCACCCATAATGGTGAGGGTAGCGCTTCTGAGCTGGCAGCTCTTCCTGTggtgctggggcagagctctgtagactggccctggccttcacctgttgtgggggcagggctctggaagCAGTGCAGCTAGTATGGGGGCTGGTCCTAGCCTCCAGCAtccccctcacctgccctgcagctggtctTGAGTAGGGGGAGAGGCTCTATGGGGGTGTTGGTCCATGGTTCCTGGCTTCATGTTCTCT
This genomic window contains:
- the LZIC gene encoding protein LZIC, with amino-acid sequence MASRGAIETSKLKQNLEEQLDRLMQQLQDLEECREELDADEYEETKKETLEQLSEFNDSLKKIMSGNMTLIDELSGMQLAIQAAISQAFKTPEVIRMFAKKQPGQLRTRLAEMDRDLMVGKLGRDLYTQQKGEILTALRKLGEKLTPDDETFLSANAGAALSQFERVSSDLGSGDKVFALASFEVEKSKQ